One Nostoc punctiforme PCC 73102 DNA window includes the following coding sequences:
- a CDS encoding 3-oxoacyl-ACP synthase III family protein — MIYPPVGIRSIAVNFPSVVRTNDYWRKNYPDLVATAEQKSLSKVFSPGDSIPTNEFELKMSPYLKDPFRGTVERRILGPGESSLTLEYGAARDALAAAKLSPEEVDLMIVASLWPENILPGNAAFLAAQLDLRGAAWNLDSTCSNAVVALQNATALVRTGEYRNVLVVVSCTYSRFTDENDTLSWFFGDGAGAFVVGALKQNQGIISTKIVNTCATCDTFYNEFTTDAEGNVRMLIRAGKHTNKVLSETAVNYLRECCLGAIAAAGVTLEQIQFCAFNTPTAWYSSLCTEALGIQQERTINLYPQYANIGPMLPIANLYHGAQLGKIHENDLVLVYSIGSVSNAAATVMRWGNVALSPADKFTTRVPGCLSQEAKKLHSPSITNIG; from the coding sequence ATGATATATCCACCAGTAGGAATTCGGTCAATTGCAGTCAACTTTCCTAGTGTTGTTCGCACTAATGATTATTGGCGAAAGAATTACCCAGATTTAGTGGCAACAGCTGAACAAAAAAGTCTATCAAAGGTATTTTCGCCTGGTGATTCCATCCCCACCAATGAGTTTGAATTAAAAATGTCACCGTATCTCAAAGATCCTTTCCGTGGTACTGTTGAGCGCAGAATATTGGGTCCGGGGGAGTCATCGCTCACGCTAGAGTATGGCGCAGCAAGGGACGCTTTGGCAGCGGCAAAACTGTCTCCGGAAGAGGTCGATTTGATGATTGTTGCTTCACTTTGGCCAGAAAATATTCTACCTGGCAATGCGGCTTTCCTTGCTGCTCAACTCGATCTGCGCGGTGCGGCTTGGAATCTTGATTCAACCTGTTCTAATGCTGTGGTTGCGCTGCAAAATGCTACTGCGCTGGTGCGAACTGGAGAGTATCGTAATGTGTTGGTGGTAGTCTCTTGCACTTACTCTCGCTTTACTGATGAAAATGATACTCTCTCATGGTTTTTCGGTGACGGTGCTGGAGCCTTTGTGGTTGGCGCGCTCAAACAAAATCAGGGAATTATTAGCACCAAAATTGTGAACACATGTGCAACTTGCGACACCTTCTATAATGAATTTACTACGGATGCTGAGGGTAATGTAAGGATGTTAATCCGAGCAGGCAAGCACACCAACAAAGTACTGAGCGAGACTGCTGTAAATTATTTGCGTGAGTGCTGCTTGGGCGCGATCGCTGCGGCTGGTGTTACCCTGGAGCAAATTCAATTTTGTGCTTTTAATACACCCACTGCCTGGTATTCCTCCCTCTGTACCGAAGCATTAGGCATCCAGCAGGAGCGGACGATTAACCTTTATCCCCAATATGCAAATATTGGGCCAATGCTGCCCATTGCTAATCTTTACCACGGCGCACAATTAGGCAAGATTCACGAAAACGATTTGGTTCTTGTATACTCTATTGGTTCAGTGTCTAACGCTGCTGCAACTGTAATGCGCTGGGGCAATGTTGCTCTAAGTCCAGCTGATAAGTTCACAACTAGAGTACCTGGATGCCTAAGCCAGGAAGCCAAAAAGTTACATTCACCTTCCATCACAAACATTGGATAG
- a CDS encoding DJ-1/PfpI family protein, giving the protein MVTQMLEGKKVAILVETEFIPEEIAAYRQHFEELGATVHFMSRLWGNETVQFVSDVDEIGKSLQYLDVNIDFQSVDVNEYAAVIMAANYTSVRLRYFQPPPGQQISPEQTRTAPAIQFFAQAMANHKIIKGLLCHGLWLLTPMPELLRGRKVICHEVVLADIANAGAVYVPPPVNSQPNDPGNIVVDRDLVTGRAGHDVYAFIDAIAHQIASQEQRCLETQRR; this is encoded by the coding sequence ATGGTGACCCAAATGCTAGAAGGAAAGAAAGTCGCCATCCTTGTAGAAACAGAGTTCATTCCTGAGGAAATTGCAGCTTATCGGCAACACTTTGAGGAACTTGGGGCGACTGTGCATTTCATGTCTCGGCTTTGGGGAAATGAAACTGTACAATTTGTTAGTGATGTGGATGAAATTGGTAAATCTCTGCAATATCTAGATGTCAATATCGACTTTCAAAGCGTAGATGTGAATGAATATGCGGCCGTAATTATGGCAGCTAACTACACCAGTGTACGTCTGCGCTACTTTCAACCACCGCCAGGACAGCAGATTAGTCCAGAGCAAACTCGTACTGCACCAGCAATTCAGTTTTTTGCTCAAGCAATGGCAAATCACAAGATTATCAAAGGTTTACTCTGTCATGGATTGTGGTTACTGACTCCAATGCCAGAACTACTCCGAGGACGAAAGGTAATCTGTCATGAAGTGGTGCTGGCGGATATTGCGAATGCTGGTGCTGTTTACGTACCGCCACCTGTAAATTCTCAACCAAATGATCCGGGAAATATTGTGGTTGATAGAGACTTAGTAACAGGACGAGCCGGACATGATGTGTATGCCTTTATTGATGCGATCGCTCACCAAATCGCATCTCAAGAACAACGTTGCTTAGAAACACAAAGGAGATGA
- a CDS encoding AGE family epimerase/isomerase has product MRKFTVNTTLMGKVTDIAQEQGKFSIKCRSGDEFEVAIGRETRFQFLQNLDGINRDRVPNPEDFHQSSPADLVRKYIQSDSLVVLQGVYQENNGSCQYDARIVNLLNSYRGQDELVFEQTHWWLTQIARLADSWLGFLFPNKQTYEIDDFALYRTNLNIIGLPTDDEIQECATLSRLIYGLSSAYLLTGGERYLSAARAGVQYQRETFRSLTSDGKHCFWAFGKRKTKYSYQLYIRSLNEDDRDTIPLYEQIYALAGLAQYYRITLDWEVLDDIKRTVRVFNDFFIDPESEYGKHAYGDYFSHLDSVTLNWDSPALGDNQARKNWNSIGDHIPAYLINVILALEPLPLTDHGHEEIGKFLETCKKILKTASTIIADRFPDPDPNVPFVNERFLRDWKPDHNWRWQQNRAVIGHNLKIAWNLTRVANYYYSLAAQSAADNAQEAEESQRLADKLMKLADNLGMKMAEIGVDLFRGGIFDTLERNPQNGTPLEFPWFNTKDFWQQEQALLAYLILHGCSHEDNDQKQEYLRLARETAAFWNLFFLDQDNKGIFFRVSESGDATTVGQYAQKGGHAISGYHAFELNYLAHIYISSYVTKEPFCLYFKPDKHCRQRSLNVLPDFFRPNTLEVNRVSINGSDRTTIDPDNFQIELGEKEFELGSEAEIIVEFTPKT; this is encoded by the coding sequence ATGAGAAAATTCACTGTGAACACAACTCTGATGGGCAAAGTTACGGATATTGCACAGGAGCAAGGAAAATTTAGTATTAAATGCCGTAGTGGAGATGAGTTCGAGGTTGCAATTGGTAGGGAAACACGATTTCAATTTCTACAAAATTTAGATGGTATAAACCGCGATCGCGTCCCGAATCCTGAAGATTTTCATCAGTCCTCACCAGCAGATTTAGTGAGAAAATACATCCAGTCGGATAGCTTAGTAGTTCTGCAAGGGGTGTATCAAGAAAATAATGGTAGCTGCCAATATGATGCCCGCATTGTTAACTTACTAAATTCATATAGAGGTCAAGACGAATTAGTTTTTGAGCAAACTCATTGGTGGCTGACCCAAATTGCCCGCCTAGCAGATAGTTGGTTAGGCTTTTTATTTCCAAATAAACAAACCTATGAAATCGATGATTTTGCTCTTTACCGAACTAACCTAAACATCATCGGTTTACCAACAGATGATGAGATTCAAGAATGTGCTACTCTTTCCAGGCTGATCTATGGTCTTTCCTCTGCTTACTTGCTAACTGGAGGTGAACGCTATCTTTCAGCGGCTCGTGCTGGAGTTCAATACCAACGTGAAACTTTTCGCAGTTTGACATCTGATGGCAAACATTGTTTTTGGGCATTTGGCAAGCGCAAGACAAAGTACAGTTATCAGTTGTATATACGTTCTCTCAATGAGGATGATAGAGATACAATCCCGCTTTACGAACAAATTTACGCCTTAGCTGGATTAGCTCAGTACTATCGAATCACTTTAGATTGGGAAGTACTTGATGATATCAAGCGGACTGTTCGTGTCTTTAATGATTTCTTCATCGATCCAGAATCAGAGTACGGTAAACATGCTTACGGTGATTATTTCTCACACCTTGATTCTGTGACGTTAAATTGGGATAGTCCTGCTCTTGGTGATAACCAAGCCAGAAAAAATTGGAACTCGATTGGGGATCATATACCGGCTTATTTAATTAACGTGATTTTGGCATTAGAACCTTTGCCATTAACTGATCATGGTCATGAAGAAATCGGGAAATTTTTAGAAACCTGCAAAAAGATTCTCAAAACAGCCTCCACAATCATTGCCGATAGATTTCCCGATCCTGATCCCAACGTTCCATTTGTGAATGAGCGATTTTTGCGAGATTGGAAACCAGACCATAATTGGCGGTGGCAACAAAATCGTGCCGTTATCGGACACAATTTGAAGATAGCCTGGAACCTGACTCGTGTTGCTAACTATTATTACTCCTTAGCCGCCCAATCTGCTGCTGATAACGCGCAAGAAGCCGAAGAATCACAACGTTTAGCTGATAAATTGATGAAGCTAGCAGACAATTTAGGCATGAAGATGGCAGAGATTGGCGTAGATCTATTTAGGGGTGGAATCTTTGATACTTTAGAACGTAACCCTCAAAATGGAACGCCACTAGAGTTTCCTTGGTTCAACACTAAAGACTTCTGGCAACAAGAACAAGCCCTATTAGCCTACTTAATTCTTCATGGTTGCAGTCATGAAGATAATGACCAAAAACAAGAGTATTTGCGGTTAGCACGAGAAACTGCCGCATTTTGGAATCTATTCTTTCTCGACCAAGACAATAAAGGTATTTTCTTCCGAGTCAGTGAGAGTGGAGATGCAACTACTGTAGGGCAATATGCACAAAAAGGCGGACATGCAATTTCTGGATACCATGCCTTTGAGTTAAATTATTTGGCTCATATCTATATCAGTAGTTATGTGACAAAAGAACCCTTCTGTTTGTATTTCAAACCTGACAAACATTGTCGCCAGCGCTCTCTCAATGTTTTACCAGATTTTTTTAGACCTAATACTTTGGAAGTTAACAGAGTCAGCATTAATGGTAGCGATCGCACCACAATCGACCCTGATAATTTTCAAATTGAACTGGGAGAGAAAGAATTTGAACTTGGTTCAGAAGCAGAAATCATTGTGGAATTTACACCCAAGACTTAG
- a CDS encoding thiamine pyrophosphate-binding protein produces the protein MTNKTGRFAILEQFLADGIHYMFGNPGTSEEGFLDAIREYPDLKYILTLQESVAVMAADGYARATKKPALVQIHSTPGLGNAIGALYQAYRGHSPLVVIGGDAGIKYQAMDAQMAGDLVAFAEPVTKWSTMVMEPSSLLRVLRRAIKIAATPPMGPVYVCLPVDILDAPAVEEVRPTSIPSTKVLPDEELLKTAATMLASAHKPMIFVGDGVAYSSAQDELTRVAELLGAEVWEVDAGELNMSHAHPLYQGMTGHMFGYQSRPITNRGDVNLVCGTYLLPEVFPELGNIFAPGAKVIHIDLNAYEIAKNHSVDLGLVSDPKLTLAHLAKVLSAVMTSEQKETAKTRTADIAQAKEENHKRELQADRENWDAVPLHFSRFAAELAKQLPEDVIIFDEALTCSPDLTRYLPPTKPGHYFLSRGGSLGVGIPGTIGAKLANPDTTVIGFTGDGAAMYTIQALWSAARHNIDAKFVICNNHSYRLLQVNIQAYWQERDIPQHEYPLSFDLSKPEINFVEIARSMGVEGVRLEKAQEIAPALEQALAHKGPFLIDVVLEANVHPEMIGISCGQ, from the coding sequence ATGACAAACAAAACAGGCCGCTTTGCAATTCTCGAACAATTTTTGGCAGATGGCATCCATTATATGTTCGGTAATCCCGGCACATCGGAAGAAGGATTTTTGGATGCTATTCGGGAATATCCAGACCTGAAGTACATTTTGACATTGCAAGAATCCGTTGCGGTGATGGCAGCAGATGGTTATGCTAGGGCAACTAAAAAGCCTGCTTTGGTGCAAATTCATAGTACCCCTGGTTTAGGGAATGCGATCGGCGCACTTTACCAAGCATACCGAGGTCACTCACCGCTTGTAGTCATTGGTGGTGATGCAGGCATCAAATATCAGGCAATGGATGCTCAAATGGCAGGAGACTTGGTAGCTTTTGCCGAGCCAGTTACCAAGTGGTCAACAATGGTGATGGAGCCATCTTCATTGCTGCGGGTTTTGCGACGGGCTATTAAGATTGCTGCCACTCCACCAATGGGGCCTGTGTATGTTTGTCTACCAGTAGATATTTTGGATGCTCCCGCAGTTGAGGAAGTCAGACCAACTTCTATACCATCCACCAAAGTTTTGCCAGATGAGGAGTTGCTCAAAACAGCAGCAACTATGTTGGCATCTGCTCACAAGCCAATGATTTTTGTGGGTGATGGAGTGGCTTATTCTAGCGCACAAGATGAACTGACCCGTGTTGCTGAACTTTTGGGCGCAGAAGTCTGGGAAGTTGATGCTGGCGAATTGAACATGAGTCACGCTCATCCTCTTTATCAAGGTATGACAGGGCATATGTTTGGCTATCAAAGCCGACCCATCACCAATAGAGGCGATGTAAACTTAGTTTGTGGTACTTACCTTTTGCCAGAAGTATTTCCAGAACTGGGTAATATTTTTGCACCGGGAGCCAAGGTCATCCATATTGATTTGAATGCTTATGAGATTGCTAAAAATCACTCAGTTGATTTGGGACTAGTTAGCGATCCAAAATTGACTCTTGCTCATCTGGCAAAAGTTTTGTCAGCAGTTATGACATCAGAGCAGAAAGAAACTGCTAAGACACGAACTGCTGATATTGCCCAAGCTAAAGAAGAGAACCATAAGCGTGAGTTGCAAGCTGATCGAGAAAATTGGGATGCTGTCCCGTTGCACTTTTCTCGCTTCGCGGCAGAACTGGCAAAGCAATTACCAGAGGATGTAATTATCTTCGATGAAGCTCTCACCTGTTCTCCTGATTTGACGCGTTATCTACCACCAACCAAACCAGGGCATTATTTCCTCTCCCGTGGTGGTTCTTTAGGTGTGGGAATTCCGGGAACGATTGGAGCCAAACTGGCCAATCCTGACACAACGGTAATTGGGTTTACTGGTGATGGCGCTGCTATGTACACAATTCAGGCACTTTGGTCAGCTGCTCGTCACAATATAGATGCCAAATTTGTCATCTGTAATAACCACTCTTATAGGTTGTTACAAGTGAATATCCAAGCTTACTGGCAAGAGCGGGATATACCACAGCACGAATATCCCCTGAGTTTTGATTTATCTAAGCCAGAGATTAATTTTGTCGAAATAGCGCGTTCTATGGGAGTTGAGGGTGTGCGCCTCGAGAAGGCACAAGAGATAGCCCCAGCTCTTGAACAGGCATTAGCCCACAAGGGACCATTTCTTATCGATGTGGTTTTGGAGGCAAATGTTCACCCGGAAATGATAGGCATTAGCTGCGGACAGTAG
- a CDS encoding ScyA-related TPP-binding enzyme — protein MNVETITKTLNSLDQLQRNTAIQSDLFSIEQTSDLTVAAALVKTLENLGVRYAFGLFGGGITPFIASLEQSSIEVLQFRHEAGAAFAAIESYFASGHPVVVFSTTGPGITNALTGLFAARWEGAKVIFVSPCTSATQRGRWAFQETSQYTMSNTGIFTSGTLFHYATTVECNSELSEIARRLALGVGKLGGFVAHISIPRTIQTSLLTTPLPHVNFSPTLVTAGEDTISKCLQLLCEAPFAIWVGFGAKDAALEIRQLAERTGAAVMSSARGKGIFPEDHPQFVGVTGFGGQNSVLKYMQEQRPLRVLVLGTKLGEFTSFWNPVMVPSRGFVHVDIDPEVPGAAYPYAETFSVQSDIGAFVRAILKYFPEISRSSSVLPLPRPEREVIKSHLEGLVRPEFLMDAIQRVIVENSDAIIMTEAGNSFAWGTNILRFAAPGRYRVSTGFGSMGHAGTGILGAALARNRKAVAILGDGAMLMNNEITTAVKHKIPAVWIVLNDARYNMCDQGMNMEGFHNVDAEIPSPDFVMIARGMGADGIRVSRECDLEAALEKALALTIPFVVDVIIDPTRPAPIGSRINSLIFHGK, from the coding sequence GTGAACGTAGAAACAATTACCAAAACCTTAAATTCATTGGATCAGTTGCAGAGAAACACTGCTATCCAATCGGATCTATTCTCAATTGAACAGACAAGCGATTTAACTGTTGCAGCAGCTTTAGTGAAGACGCTGGAAAATTTGGGAGTCCGCTATGCTTTTGGTCTGTTCGGAGGGGGAATCACACCCTTCATAGCTAGCCTAGAGCAAAGCTCAATCGAGGTGCTGCAATTTCGTCATGAAGCCGGAGCAGCATTCGCAGCTATTGAGTCATACTTTGCTAGCGGACATCCTGTTGTAGTGTTCAGCACAACCGGTCCAGGTATTACTAATGCCTTGACTGGGCTGTTTGCGGCTCGTTGGGAAGGAGCAAAAGTTATTTTCGTATCACCTTGCACCTCTGCAACACAGCGCGGACGCTGGGCTTTTCAAGAAACCAGCCAATACACAATGTCTAATACAGGCATTTTTACTTCAGGCACATTATTTCATTATGCTACCACCGTTGAATGCAACTCGGAACTCTCTGAAATTGCTCGCAGGCTGGCACTAGGTGTAGGGAAATTAGGTGGCTTTGTCGCCCATATTAGTATTCCCAGAACCATCCAGACAAGTTTGCTAACAACACCATTACCCCATGTGAATTTTTCACCAACTTTGGTGACGGCTGGAGAAGATACTATCAGCAAATGTTTACAACTGCTATGTGAAGCGCCGTTTGCCATTTGGGTCGGTTTTGGTGCTAAAGATGCAGCTTTAGAAATTCGTCAACTTGCTGAGAGAACCGGAGCGGCGGTGATGTCATCAGCTCGTGGTAAAGGTATCTTTCCTGAGGATCATCCTCAGTTTGTCGGTGTGACTGGCTTCGGCGGGCAAAACTCTGTTCTCAAATATATGCAGGAACAGCGTCCTTTGCGCGTACTGGTTTTGGGAACTAAGTTAGGTGAATTTACTTCATTTTGGAACCCAGTCATGGTTCCTTCACGGGGGTTTGTTCATGTGGATATCGACCCAGAAGTACCGGGAGCTGCTTATCCGTATGCAGAGACATTCTCCGTTCAGTCTGATATCGGAGCTTTTGTCAGGGCTATACTGAAGTATTTTCCAGAAATCTCTCGTTCTTCATCAGTGTTACCCCTACCCCGTCCTGAACGCGAGGTCATCAAGTCCCATCTGGAAGGTTTAGTACGTCCTGAATTTTTGATGGATGCGATTCAAAGGGTAATTGTCGAGAATAGCGATGCAATCATCATGACCGAGGCTGGTAACTCCTTTGCTTGGGGAACAAATATACTGCGATTTGCTGCACCAGGGCGTTACCGGGTAAGTACTGGATTTGGTTCAATGGGACATGCTGGTACGGGTATTTTAGGTGCCGCACTGGCGCGAAATCGCAAAGCTGTAGCCATTCTCGGTGATGGTGCCATGCTGATGAACAACGAAATTACTACCGCCGTCAAACACAAAATTCCTGCTGTCTGGATTGTACTCAATGATGCACGTTACAACATGTGCGACCAAGGTATGAACATGGAGGGGTTCCACAATGTGGATGCAGAGATTCCCAGCCCGGATTTCGTGATGATTGCCCGTGGTATGGGAGCCGATGGTATTCGTGTAAGCAGGGAGTGCGATCTAGAAGCGGCTTTAGAAAAAGCACTAGCCTTGACTATTCCATTCGTTGTTGATGTGATTATTGATCCGACTCGTCCAGCACCCATTGGTAGTAGGATTAACAGTCTCATTTTTCATGGAAAGTAA
- a CDS encoding type 1 glutamine amidotransferase domain-containing protein, which yields MTKILIVLSEWGYWGEELVGPLETFDAAGYQVDFATPNGKRPVALGVSMDPTFVDPPLGRPVTTQDMADKVRQLDDTNNPRLNNPKNLREWLPERPYWSSPKFLREMEEYYRLLDEVRQRDLQTYDAILIVGGSGPMVDLADNQRVHDLILSFYQMGKPVAAECYGVACLAFARDIGDRKSIIWGKHVTGHCLEYDYKDGTGFNGTNIDPCLNNINFGTPFYPLEYILRDATGPDGQYHGNVGRPTSVIVDYPFITGRSTPDSYLTGQKLVEVLEKGLKRYGW from the coding sequence ATGACCAAGATTCTGATTGTGCTATCAGAGTGGGGTTACTGGGGAGAAGAACTAGTGGGTCCCCTAGAAACCTTTGATGCAGCTGGGTATCAAGTTGACTTCGCCACCCCAAATGGTAAAAGACCTGTAGCACTAGGGGTAAGCATGGACCCTACTTTTGTTGACCCACCATTAGGCAGACCAGTCACCACCCAAGATATGGCTGATAAGGTCAGACAACTAGATGACACCAACAATCCACGGTTAAACAACCCAAAAAATCTTAGAGAGTGGCTCCCAGAAAGACCTTACTGGAGTTCACCAAAATTCTTACGGGAAATGGAGGAATATTACAGATTACTAGATGAAGTGCGGCAAAGAGATTTACAAACATACGATGCCATTCTCATTGTTGGTGGTAGTGGTCCGATGGTTGATTTAGCTGACAACCAGAGAGTACACGATCTCATCCTCAGTTTTTACCAAATGGGTAAGCCAGTCGCCGCAGAATGTTACGGCGTTGCGTGTCTGGCATTTGCCCGTGACATTGGCGATCGCAAGAGCATTATTTGGGGTAAACACGTCACAGGCCATTGCCTGGAATATGACTACAAAGATGGTACGGGATTTAACGGTACTAACATCGACCCATGTCTGAACAATATTAACTTTGGCACGCCATTCTATCCTCTAGAATACATACTCCGTGATGCTACAGGGCCAGACGGACAGTATCATGGCAATGTCGGCAGGCCAACATCAGTAATTGTTGACTATCCGTTTATTACGGGGCGCTCTACGCCAGACTCTTATCTAACTGGTCAGAAGTTGGTGGAAGTCTTAGAAAAAGGACTCAAGCGCTATGGCTGGTAA